One genomic window of Halomicrobium sp. LC1Hm includes the following:
- a CDS encoding aldo/keto reductase translates to MRQMPAIGLGTWQNTDPDTCRESVRLALEAGYHHVDTAQYYDNETLVGEGIAEADVPREEVFVATKVHAEKFGLAYEEVIEGLADSLDRLGLDSLDLLYVHWPVGNYDPAETMPAFDELRERGLIDHVGLSNFSVELLDEALAELSAPLFAHQVEMHPLLQQDELLAHAREHDYNLVAYSPLARGNVFELPELQSIAEKHGVSEAQVSLAWLQSKDVVTPIPKASSEPHIRDNLASRELELDEEDIEAIEAIDRTERFVERDGAPWL, encoded by the coding sequence ATGCGTCAGATGCCAGCGATTGGACTCGGGACGTGGCAAAACACCGACCCGGACACCTGTCGAGAGAGCGTCCGGCTCGCGCTCGAAGCGGGTTACCACCACGTCGACACCGCACAGTACTACGACAACGAAACGCTCGTCGGAGAGGGCATCGCCGAGGCCGACGTGCCCCGAGAGGAGGTGTTCGTGGCGACGAAGGTCCACGCCGAGAAGTTCGGACTCGCCTACGAGGAAGTGATCGAGGGACTGGCGGACAGCCTCGACCGCCTCGGACTCGACTCGCTGGACCTGCTGTACGTCCACTGGCCGGTGGGCAACTACGATCCCGCGGAGACGATGCCGGCGTTCGACGAACTCCGAGAACGGGGACTGATCGACCACGTCGGCCTGAGCAACTTCTCGGTCGAGCTCCTCGACGAGGCGCTTGCAGAACTCTCCGCCCCGCTGTTTGCCCACCAGGTCGAGATGCACCCGCTGCTCCAGCAGGACGAACTGCTGGCCCACGCGCGCGAACACGACTACAACCTCGTGGCCTACTCGCCGCTGGCACGCGGGAACGTCTTCGAACTGCCCGAACTCCAGTCGATCGCGGAGAAACACGGCGTCAGTGAGGCACAGGTCAGTCTCGCCTGGCTCCAGTCCAAAGACGTGGTGACGCCGATCCCAAAGGCGTCGAGCGAGCCGCACATCCGCGACAACCTCGCGTCACGCGAACTCGAACTCGACGAGGAAGACATCGAGGCGATCGAGGCGATCGACCGGACCGAGCGGTTCGTCGAGCGCGACGGCGCGCCGTGGCTCTGA
- a CDS encoding glycerate kinase has product MIENRATLERSPTHALALDCLERAVAAAAPEAAIRANVTVSDETLSIAGTEYDLTAYRDVFVVGGGKAASGVVTALESILGDHVTDGLVVTKHPTESDRVRCVTGDHPLPSERNVRATAELLALVAEADAETLVVPVVTGGTSALLTAPAGDLSLTELRETTALLLDSGAPIDEINAVRKHLSESKGGRLAAAAAPATVATLVLSDVVGNDLSAIGSGPTVPDETTYGDALAVLERYDVTPPEAVTAHLAAGDAGRRPETPTTGGLSAERVRTHLVGDNALALDAARDVAREAGYTPLVVTSRLRGEAREAGTTLLAVAEEIAATGDPVEPPAVVLAGGECTVSITGEGGTGGPNQELALSAGIELTGETVVAAVDSDGEDGSSAVAGALVDAETVTDRAAAREALATNDAGRFLSEADATIRTGPTGTNVNDVVVLVVPDRA; this is encoded by the coding sequence ATGATCGAGAACCGAGCGACACTGGAGCGCAGTCCGACTCACGCCCTCGCACTCGACTGTCTCGAACGCGCCGTCGCCGCCGCGGCACCCGAAGCGGCGATCCGGGCGAACGTCACCGTCTCGGACGAGACGCTGTCGATCGCCGGCACCGAGTACGACCTCACCGCGTACCGCGACGTGTTCGTCGTCGGGGGCGGGAAAGCCGCCAGCGGCGTCGTCACCGCGCTGGAATCGATCCTCGGCGACCACGTTACCGACGGACTGGTCGTGACCAAACACCCGACCGAGAGCGACCGCGTCCGGTGTGTCACCGGCGACCACCCCCTCCCGTCCGAGCGCAACGTCCGGGCCACGGCCGAACTGCTGGCACTGGTGGCCGAGGCCGACGCCGAGACGCTCGTGGTCCCGGTCGTCACCGGCGGGACGAGCGCACTCCTGACGGCTCCGGCCGGCGACCTCTCGCTGACGGAACTCCGCGAGACGACGGCGCTGCTGCTCGACAGCGGCGCGCCCATCGACGAGATCAACGCGGTCCGCAAACACCTCTCGGAGAGCAAGGGGGGCCGCCTCGCAGCGGCGGCCGCGCCGGCCACCGTCGCCACGCTCGTCCTCTCTGACGTCGTCGGCAACGACCTGTCGGCCATCGGCAGTGGGCCGACTGTTCCGGACGAGACGACGTACGGCGACGCGCTGGCCGTGCTCGAACGGTACGACGTTACGCCGCCGGAGGCCGTCACCGCGCACCTCGCGGCCGGGGACGCGGGTCGGCGACCGGAAACGCCGACCACCGGTGGGCTGTCGGCCGAGCGCGTCCGGACACACCTGGTCGGAGACAACGCACTGGCGCTCGACGCGGCCCGCGATGTCGCACGCGAGGCGGGGTACACGCCGCTCGTGGTGACTTCGCGCCTGCGCGGCGAGGCCCGCGAGGCCGGCACGACCCTGCTGGCCGTCGCCGAGGAGATCGCCGCCACGGGCGACCCGGTCGAACCGCCGGCAGTCGTGCTGGCTGGCGGGGAGTGTACCGTCTCGATCACCGGCGAGGGCGGGACCGGCGGTCCCAACCAGGAACTCGCGCTGTCGGCCGGGATCGAACTGACCGGTGAGACGGTCGTCGCCGCCGTCGACAGCGACGGCGAGGACGGGAGTTCGGCGGTCGCTGGCGCGCTCGTCGACGCCGAGACGGTCACGGATCGGGCGGCCGCCCGCGAGGCGCTCGCGACCAACGACGCGGGACGGTTCCTGAGCGAGGCGGACGCGACGATCCGGACCGGCCCCACGGGAACGAACGTCAACGACGTCGTGGTCCTCGTGGTTCCCGACCGCGCCTGA
- a CDS encoding Gfo/Idh/MocA family protein gives MSYNAAIIGTGGIAGMGILGMHDEEAIGNEKIDASHAGGYASTSEIELVAVADVDSEKLDTFGDAWDIPDSGRYLDHETMLASEDLDVVSICTPSYLHDGHAIDAARSSADPDVIWCEKPIASDVSRAQEMVDTCAETGTELVVNHSFRFTEKLQRLRYLIQHENILGDVRSVSTQYRMELMRNSTHVLDTLVFLLDTVPREVNGYITGENEAVDSLDVDETVDDAGGGGYVVMEDGTFVTVDCTIPRDISSMTLNFVGTEGKLYLNNDDGEWRYWRLEDGEHVETPLDSIDGEWTWDDDYKNSFANAAAHVQDLLAGESENYSPGAEAVRSLEMIVGFYVSHYTGGVVDVPLDRPLRDVTITSW, from the coding sequence ATGAGCTACAACGCAGCGATCATCGGAACGGGCGGTATCGCCGGCATGGGCATCCTCGGGATGCACGACGAGGAGGCCATCGGAAACGAAAAGATCGACGCCAGCCACGCTGGCGGCTACGCCAGTACCTCGGAGATCGAACTCGTCGCCGTCGCGGACGTCGACAGCGAGAAACTCGACACGTTCGGCGACGCGTGGGACATCCCCGACAGTGGCCGCTATCTGGACCACGAGACGATGCTCGCGAGCGAAGACCTCGACGTGGTCTCGATCTGTACGCCGTCGTATCTCCACGACGGCCACGCGATCGACGCCGCGCGATCGTCCGCGGACCCGGACGTGATCTGGTGTGAGAAGCCGATCGCCTCCGACGTGTCTCGGGCCCAGGAGATGGTCGACACCTGCGCGGAGACGGGGACGGAACTGGTCGTCAACCACTCGTTCCGGTTCACCGAGAAGCTCCAGCGGCTCCGTTATCTCATCCAACACGAGAACATTCTGGGCGACGTCCGGTCGGTCAGCACCCAGTACCGCATGGAGTTGATGCGCAACTCGACACACGTCCTCGACACGCTCGTCTTCCTGCTCGATACGGTGCCACGGGAGGTCAACGGCTACATCACCGGCGAAAACGAGGCCGTCGACTCGCTCGACGTCGACGAGACGGTCGACGACGCCGGTGGCGGCGGCTACGTGGTCATGGAGGACGGGACCTTCGTGACGGTCGACTGCACGATCCCGCGCGACATCTCCTCGATGACGCTGAACTTCGTCGGCACCGAGGGGAAACTCTATCTCAACAACGACGACGGCGAGTGGCGCTACTGGCGACTCGAAGACGGCGAACACGTCGAGACGCCGCTGGACAGCATCGACGGCGAGTGGACCTGGGACGACGACTACAAGAACTCCTTCGCCAACGCCGCCGCCCACGTGCAGGACCTCCTCGCTGGCGAGTCGGAGAACTACTCGCCCGGCGCGGAGGCCGTGCGATCGCTGGAGATGATCGTCGGCTTCTACGTCTCACACTACACCGGGGGCGTCGTCGACGTTCCACTCGACCGTCCGCTGCGTGACGTGACGATCACGTCCTGGTGA
- a CDS encoding DUF362 domain-containing protein, whose protein sequence is MERNQSASELSVPEATIVDACGDLDLPKLGVVEQVWETDPIPAAEIDAHVERAVDALELDDVPAGGEIALGVGSRGIANVPAIVAAAVSALEDRGYEPFVFPAMGSHGGATGEGQAEMLAELGVTESAIGCEIRSSMDVVEVGRTPERDVPVVADAHAAEADAIVPINRVKPHTDFDGAVESGLSKMLVIGMGKQRGAKIAHEWAVDWSFRNMIPEIAGQLLDALPVVGGIALLEDQHDETTLIEGVPPSGFLDRERELLERAYDIMPTLPFSELDVVVFDEQGKDVSGQGLDTNVIGRRTFAINEPAPEEPTIKRIYTRGLTAATHGNAMGVGSADLIHEDVVAELDAETTLINALTASTVRGVRLPPVVESDRAGLVAALSTIGVVDPETVRVVRARDTMHLARFFASEALIEEARQREDLRVVEEATPIEFDDGTFSASLAD, encoded by the coding sequence ATGGAGCGAAACCAAAGCGCCAGCGAACTCTCCGTGCCGGAGGCGACGATCGTCGACGCGTGTGGCGACCTCGACCTCCCGAAACTCGGTGTCGTCGAACAGGTCTGGGAGACAGATCCGATCCCCGCCGCAGAGATCGACGCTCACGTCGAGCGCGCCGTCGACGCCCTCGAACTCGACGACGTGCCCGCGGGCGGCGAGATCGCGCTCGGCGTCGGGAGCCGGGGCATCGCGAACGTCCCCGCGATCGTCGCAGCGGCCGTCTCGGCCCTCGAAGACAGGGGGTACGAGCCGTTCGTCTTCCCGGCGATGGGGAGCCACGGCGGCGCGACCGGCGAGGGACAGGCCGAGATGCTCGCGGAACTGGGCGTCACGGAGTCGGCCATCGGCTGTGAGATCCGGTCCAGCATGGACGTGGTCGAGGTGGGTCGAACGCCCGAGCGGGACGTGCCGGTCGTCGCCGACGCCCACGCCGCCGAGGCCGACGCCATCGTCCCGATCAACCGCGTCAAGCCCCACACCGACTTCGACGGGGCAGTCGAGAGCGGGCTCTCGAAGATGCTCGTCATCGGGATGGGCAAGCAACGCGGCGCGAAGATCGCCCACGAGTGGGCCGTCGACTGGTCGTTCCGCAACATGATCCCGGAGATCGCCGGGCAGCTGCTCGACGCGTTGCCGGTCGTGGGCGGGATCGCCCTGCTAGAAGACCAGCACGACGAGACGACGCTGATCGAGGGCGTCCCGCCGAGTGGCTTCCTCGACCGCGAGCGGGAACTGCTCGAACGGGCCTACGACATCATGCCGACGCTGCCCTTCTCGGAGCTCGACGTCGTCGTGTTCGACGAACAGGGCAAGGACGTGAGCGGCCAGGGCCTCGACACGAACGTCATCGGTCGACGGACCTTCGCGATCAACGAGCCGGCTCCCGAGGAGCCGACGATCAAGCGCATCTACACCCGCGGGCTGACGGCGGCGACCCACGGCAACGCGATGGGCGTCGGTTCGGCGGACCTGATCCACGAGGACGTGGTCGCCGAGCTGGACGCCGAGACGACCCTGATCAACGCGCTCACCGCCAGCACCGTCCGCGGCGTCCGTCTCCCGCCGGTCGTCGAGAGCGACAGGGCCGGTCTCGTCGCGGCGCTGTCGACCATCGGCGTCGTCGATCCCGAGACCGTTCGCGTGGTCCGGGCGCGTGACACCATGCACCTCGCTCGCTTCTTCGCCTCCGAGGCCCTGATCGAGGAAGCACGCCAGCGCGAGGACCTCCGGGTCGTCGAGGAAGCGACGCCGATCGAGTTCGACGACGGCACGTTCAGCGCCTCGCTGGCGGACTGA
- a CDS encoding glycoside hydrolase family 88 protein, protein MSRSPQALAAAVSEPALPDRYFDQPERSQEQLEQALTAAIKRIGENLDRYYDRFPTASSDDLLYGSTDNTDGWTTAFWTGLCWVAYDVTGQRRFRDAAEAQLETFAHRLDDGLVETHDLGFLYTLSAVAGYRLTDEERYRSIALRGADLLTDRYWQTPGLLQAWGSMDDEDDENRGRMIVDTMMNLPLLFWASEVTDDPRYRAIAASHARTNAAHVVRPDASTFHTFRCDVEDGTALGGETAQGYDDDSCWSRGQTWAIYGYAVAADYLDTGAYAGLSAKVANYYLSHVEDDHVPLWDFDAPTDPAIRDSSAAAVAACGLDELSRQLPSGDERVPAYRNASLATLASLTEHYTAGEASNGLLTDGAYHPSDGDYGECCIWGDYFYVEALVRATEHHDRFW, encoded by the coding sequence ATGAGCCGAAGTCCTCAGGCGCTCGCGGCTGCAGTGTCCGAACCGGCGCTTCCCGACCGCTACTTCGACCAGCCAGAGCGAAGCCAGGAACAGCTAGAACAGGCGTTGACGGCCGCGATCAAGCGGATCGGCGAGAACCTCGATCGGTACTACGACCGGTTCCCGACGGCTTCGAGCGACGACCTCCTCTACGGGTCGACCGACAACACCGACGGGTGGACGACCGCCTTCTGGACCGGACTGTGCTGGGTCGCCTACGACGTGACCGGCCAGCGGCGGTTCAGAGACGCCGCCGAGGCACAACTGGAGACGTTCGCGCACCGCCTCGACGACGGCCTCGTCGAGACGCACGATCTGGGCTTTCTGTACACGCTGTCGGCGGTCGCCGGCTACCGGCTGACCGACGAGGAGCGGTACCGATCGATCGCGCTCCGCGGGGCCGACCTGCTCACCGACCGCTACTGGCAGACGCCCGGTCTCCTCCAGGCGTGGGGGAGCATGGACGACGAAGACGACGAGAACCGCGGGCGGATGATCGTCGACACGATGATGAACCTCCCGCTGCTGTTCTGGGCCAGCGAGGTTACGGACGACCCGCGGTACCGAGCTATCGCGGCCTCTCACGCCCGCACGAACGCCGCCCACGTCGTCCGCCCGGACGCCTCGACGTTTCACACGTTCCGGTGTGACGTCGAGGACGGGACGGCTCTGGGTGGTGAGACGGCCCAGGGGTACGACGACGACTCCTGCTGGTCGCGGGGCCAGACGTGGGCGATCTACGGCTACGCGGTCGCCGCCGACTACCTCGATACCGGTGCCTACGCGGGGCTCTCGGCCAAGGTCGCGAACTACTACCTCTCACACGTCGAGGACGACCACGTCCCACTGTGGGACTTCGACGCCCCGACGGACCCGGCGATCCGCGACAGCTCGGCCGCCGCCGTCGCCGCTTGCGGGCTGGACGAACTCTCCCGACAGCTCCCCAGTGGCGACGAGCGTGTCCCGGCCTACCGCAACGCCTCGCTGGCGACGCTGGCCAGTCTCACCGAGCACTACACCGCGGGCGAGGCGTCCAACGGGCTGTTGACCGACGGAGCGTACCACCCGTCGGACGGCGACTACGGCGAGTGTTGCATCTGGGGAGACTACTTCTACGTCGAGGCGCTCGTCCGGGCGACCGAACACCACGACCGGTTCTGGTAA
- a CDS encoding IclR family transcriptional regulator, whose product MPQRNNSGEIQSVQTAFQILEELRRRNEASLMELTDAFSLSKSSIHNYLSTLEGDGYVVKEGSTYRLSLKHLALGGKARHREQIYDIARDEVTDLAEETGEMANLLVEENGKGIYIHRDHGPDAVKTDSYVGQRVNLHSTALGNAILAHLPEDRVDEIIEQHGLPEMTENTITERDELFERLKRVRTEGVAFDDEARVKGLRCVAVPIVNNDDVVEGAISVSGPTSRLQGDRFRSELPAKLKSVANVIELNITYT is encoded by the coding sequence ATGCCCCAACGGAACAACTCCGGCGAGATACAGTCAGTGCAAACGGCCTTCCAGATCCTCGAAGAGTTGCGCCGCCGCAACGAGGCGAGTCTGATGGAGCTGACCGACGCCTTCTCGCTCTCGAAGAGCAGCATCCACAACTACCTGAGCACGCTGGAGGGGGACGGCTACGTCGTCAAGGAGGGCAGCACCTACCGGCTCAGCCTCAAACACCTCGCGCTCGGGGGCAAGGCCCGGCACAGAGAGCAGATCTACGACATCGCCCGGGACGAAGTGACCGACCTGGCCGAGGAGACCGGCGAGATGGCGAACCTCCTCGTCGAGGAGAACGGCAAGGGGATCTACATCCACCGCGATCACGGACCCGACGCCGTCAAGACCGACTCCTACGTCGGCCAGCGGGTCAACCTCCACAGCACGGCACTGGGCAACGCGATCCTCGCGCACCTCCCCGAGGACCGCGTCGACGAGATCATCGAGCAACACGGTCTCCCGGAGATGACCGAGAACACGATCACCGAACGCGACGAACTGTTCGAGCGCCTGAAACGCGTTCGAACGGAGGGCGTCGCCTTCGACGACGAGGCCCGCGTCAAGGGCCTGCGGTGTGTCGCCGTCCCGATCGTGAACAACGACGACGTCGTCGAGGGCGCGATCAGCGTCTCCGGGCCGACGAGCCGGCTTCAGGGGGATCGCTTCCGCTCTGAACTCCCCGCGAAGCTCAAGAGCGTCGCCAACGTCATCGAACTCAACATCACGTACACGTAG
- a CDS encoding fumarylacetoacetate hydrolase family protein — MRFVRYTDGTTPAWGLEREQTIHALSDLPWGEPSLNDLANPSYRSHVAARIENGASTQLDPTAVSLLAPVPQPGKIVCCGLNYHDHAQEQDETVPDSPMLFGKAPTAVTNPADPIVHPDPEGPAQVDYEVELAVVVGDTISSVDEADAYDHIAGYTVLNDVSERTAQNEDGQFFRGKSYDTFAPIGPRLVTGDDIDPNALDVELRVDGERKQSSNTEQFIFDVGELVAYISEAMTLRPGDVISTGTPGGVGIFRDPVEVLEPGQTVEAEIEGIGTLRNPVVGR; from the coding sequence ATGCGCTTCGTTCGATACACCGACGGAACGACCCCAGCGTGGGGTCTGGAACGCGAACAGACGATTCACGCACTGTCGGATCTCCCCTGGGGAGAGCCGTCACTGAACGACCTCGCGAACCCCAGCTACCGATCACACGTCGCGGCCCGCATCGAGAACGGGGCGTCGACGCAGCTCGACCCCACGGCGGTGTCGCTGCTCGCGCCGGTGCCACAGCCGGGCAAGATCGTCTGCTGTGGCCTCAACTACCACGATCACGCCCAGGAGCAAGACGAGACCGTGCCGGACAGCCCGATGCTGTTCGGGAAGGCCCCGACCGCCGTCACCAACCCGGCAGACCCGATCGTTCACCCCGATCCCGAGGGGCCAGCCCAGGTCGACTACGAGGTCGAACTGGCCGTCGTCGTCGGTGACACGATCTCCTCGGTCGACGAGGCCGACGCCTACGACCACATCGCCGGCTACACCGTGCTCAACGACGTGAGCGAGCGAACGGCCCAGAACGAAGACGGGCAGTTCTTCCGGGGCAAGAGCTACGACACGTTCGCGCCGATAGGGCCGCGACTGGTCACCGGCGACGACATCGACCCGAACGCCCTCGACGTGGAGTTGCGCGTCGACGGCGAGAGAAAGCAGTCCTCGAACACCGAGCAGTTCATCTTCGACGTGGGCGAGCTCGTCGCCTACATCAGCGAGGCCATGACGCTGCGACCCGGCGACGTGATCTCGACGGGGACGCCCGGCGGCGTCGGCATCTTCCGCGATCCGGTCGAGGTGCTGGAACCGGGCCAGACGGTCGAGGCAGAGATCGAAGGCATCGGAACGCTTCGGAATCCGGTCGTCGGCCGATAG
- a CDS encoding ABC transporter substrate-binding protein, with protein sequence MTDQNASSDRRQLLKALGTLSIAGMAGCISQSGSDGDGSGESGDGSTDESEGSSTEGGEATPVPMADSFSFWELSKTWGPHIERYESETDATVEHTNMGPDELLDNLQTRLLSGTGAPDAAMVEYTSLKQVAKTGGLRDVSDWIDEADIRDDFTSGIWEVVSDGDAVYEVPYDIGPATLFYRKDIWDEHGLDDDIETYDEFIAEGKKLPDDVSLLSLPGNSLSVFWRMMYRQLGGVEFDEEGRLAFDNDKAVQAMAQLQELADAGITDDTASWSQQWFAGFNEGTLTAYLSGAWFSGTLMSSMDEAAGDWRGMKIPALESGGTRASNIGGSGVCFPAQNDEATARRAFDFVVNTTTSVEEMANLFAEEGNISAYMPAWDDEAFENPREFFGGQALGSLWTDIADDIPPYRYTLDSPKIMNLLNPLLQEVVYGDLDPESALEEWVTQSANETGREVA encoded by the coding sequence ATGACAGACCAGAATGCGAGCAGCGATCGGCGACAGCTACTGAAGGCGCTCGGCACGCTCAGTATCGCAGGTATGGCTGGCTGTATCAGCCAAAGCGGCTCCGACGGGGACGGCTCGGGCGAGAGCGGAGACGGCTCCACCGACGAGTCCGAGGGCAGCTCCACGGAGGGCGGGGAGGCCACGCCGGTACCGATGGCCGATTCGTTCAGTTTCTGGGAGCTGAGCAAGACGTGGGGGCCACACATCGAGCGCTACGAGTCCGAGACCGACGCGACGGTCGAACACACGAACATGGGCCCGGACGAACTGCTCGACAACCTCCAGACGCGACTGCTCTCGGGGACCGGTGCGCCCGACGCCGCGATGGTCGAGTACACCTCGCTCAAGCAGGTCGCAAAGACCGGCGGGCTGCGTGACGTCTCCGACTGGATCGACGAGGCCGACATCCGCGACGACTTCACGTCGGGGATCTGGGAGGTCGTCAGCGACGGCGACGCGGTGTACGAAGTCCCCTACGACATCGGACCGGCGACGCTGTTCTACCGCAAGGACATCTGGGACGAGCACGGGCTCGACGACGACATCGAGACCTACGACGAGTTCATCGCGGAGGGCAAGAAGCTCCCGGACGACGTGTCGCTGCTGTCGCTTCCGGGCAACAGCCTCTCGGTGTTCTGGCGGATGATGTACCGCCAGCTCGGCGGCGTCGAGTTCGACGAGGAAGGCCGACTCGCGTTTGACAACGACAAAGCGGTGCAGGCGATGGCCCAGCTCCAGGAGCTGGCCGACGCCGGCATCACGGACGACACCGCGAGCTGGAGCCAGCAGTGGTTCGCCGGCTTCAACGAGGGGACCCTCACGGCCTACCTCTCGGGGGCGTGGTTCAGCGGGACGCTGATGTCCTCGATGGACGAGGCGGCGGGCGACTGGCGGGGCATGAAGATCCCGGCCCTGGAGTCGGGCGGGACCCGTGCGAGCAACATCGGCGGCTCCGGCGTCTGCTTCCCGGCCCAGAACGACGAGGCAACGGCACGCCGGGCCTTCGACTTCGTCGTCAACACGACGACCAGCGTCGAGGAGATGGCGAACCTGTTCGCCGAAGAGGGCAACATCAGCGCGTACATGCCCGCGTGGGACGACGAGGCCTTCGAGAACCCCCGCGAGTTCTTCGGCGGGCAGGCGCTCGGTTCGCTGTGGACCGACATCGCCGACGACATTCCGCCGTACCGCTACACGCTCGACTCGCCGAAGATCATGAACCTGCTCAACCCGCTCCTGCAGGAGGTCGTCTACGGTGACCTCGATCCCGAGTCGGCACTGGAGGAGTGGGTCACCCAGTCCGCCAACGAGACCGGGCGTGAAGTCGCCTAA
- a CDS encoding DUF2264 domain-containing protein, whose product MGNPVTENPLATRSDVQRAVRQLVAPLEPHHSPGGALVRVGAAGASFPNHEAGIEGYARSLWGIATLAAGGGEFDGWERYRAGLVNGTDPEHPEYWGTIADGRQKVVEGSCLGMALGLVPEQLWEPLDEAERERVQTWLTAANGEWIPDNNWRFFRVLANVGLSSVEAPFDRQQVATDLDRLETFALDDGWYADGPDAPVDYYCAWTMHVEGLLYAWLAEDDPERAARFRRRAIEFASEYRHLFEPSGRAVPYGRSLTYRFAQAAFWGALALVGRDADLPWGEIRGLWLRNLRWWFDQPIFAADGTLTVGYRYPSQKMTERYNSPSSPYWAFRAFLPLIVDADHPFWTADERPLPELDRQRPIEAADLLVRREPDHVVAFTGGTAAPRYRNKYDKFAYSSHFGFGVDDGIAGLDACGIDSTLVVSTDGEHFRGRTAALDGSVDDGVAASTWDPFDDVTVSTKVLPVGPWHVRIHQLEAARAIETAEGGFALPTTEERYADDVRETTEGQMAAVSFEDFSGLRAVGGGDRCEPAVTTPVPNTNVQHPRTAVPVLSRSFEPGSYRFATAVLGVPGTASPTAWTEPPTVEWTWSGATIGDGEGETRQTVSLEQQ is encoded by the coding sequence ATGGGAAATCCAGTCACGGAGAACCCACTGGCGACGCGGTCGGACGTACAGCGGGCGGTGCGACAGCTCGTCGCACCGCTGGAACCACACCACAGTCCCGGCGGGGCGCTCGTTCGCGTCGGCGCGGCCGGCGCGTCGTTCCCGAACCACGAAGCGGGGATCGAGGGGTACGCTCGCTCGCTGTGGGGTATCGCCACGCTCGCGGCCGGCGGCGGCGAGTTCGACGGGTGGGAGCGGTATCGGGCGGGACTGGTCAACGGGACGGACCCGGAGCACCCGGAGTACTGGGGCACGATCGCTGACGGGCGACAGAAGGTCGTCGAGGGCTCCTGTCTGGGGATGGCGCTCGGGCTCGTCCCAGAACAGCTCTGGGAGCCACTCGACGAGGCCGAACGCGAGCGAGTGCAGACGTGGCTGACGGCGGCCAACGGCGAGTGGATCCCGGACAACAACTGGCGGTTCTTCCGGGTGCTAGCAAACGTCGGGCTGTCGTCGGTCGAGGCCCCGTTCGACCGCCAGCAGGTCGCGACCGATCTGGACCGTCTCGAAACCTTCGCGCTCGACGACGGCTGGTACGCCGACGGTCCGGACGCCCCGGTCGACTACTACTGTGCGTGGACGATGCACGTCGAGGGGCTCCTCTACGCCTGGCTGGCCGAGGACGATCCCGAGCGCGCGGCCCGGTTCAGACGGCGAGCCATCGAGTTCGCCAGCGAGTACCGCCACCTGTTCGAGCCCAGCGGGCGCGCGGTCCCCTACGGCCGGAGCCTCACCTACCGATTCGCTCAGGCCGCGTTCTGGGGCGCGCTCGCACTCGTCGGTCGAGACGCCGACCTCCCGTGGGGCGAGATCAGGGGGCTGTGGCTCCGGAACCTCCGGTGGTGGTTCGACCAGCCGATCTTCGCCGCCGACGGGACGCTGACCGTCGGCTACCGGTACCCCTCACAGAAGATGACCGAGCGGTACAACTCCCCGTCATCGCCGTACTGGGCGTTTCGGGCGTTCCTGCCCCTGATCGTCGACGCGGACCACCCCTTCTGGACGGCCGACGAGCGGCCCCTGCCCGAACTCGACCGGCAGCGACCGATCGAGGCGGCGGACCTGCTCGTCCGGCGCGAGCCGGACCACGTCGTCGCGTTCACCGGCGGCACCGCCGCGCCCCGCTACCGGAACAAGTACGACAAGTTCGCCTACTCCAGTCACTTCGGGTTCGGCGTCGACGACGGGATCGCCGGGCTCGACGCCTGTGGCATCGACAGCACGCTCGTGGTCAGTACGGACGGCGAGCACTTCCGCGGACGGACAGCGGCCCTCGACGGCAGCGTCGACGACGGCGTCGCAGCGTCGACGTGGGACCCGTTCGACGACGTGACAGTCAGCACGAAGGTGCTCCCGGTCGGGCCGTGGCACGTCCGGATCCACCAGCTCGAAGCCGCGCGGGCGATCGAGACCGCGGAAGGCGGCTTCGCGCTGCCGACGACCGAGGAACGGTACGCCGACGACGTGCGAGAGACGACCGAGGGGCAGATGGCGGCAGTGTCGTTCGAGGACTTCAGCGGCCTCCGGGCCGTCGGCGGCGGGGACCGCTGTGAGCCGGCGGTGACGACACCGGTCCCAAACACGAACGTTCAGCACCCCCGTACCGCGGTCCCGGTCCTGTCGCGCTCCTTCGAGCCCGGCAGTTACCGGTTCGCGACGGCCGTCCTCGGCGTGCCGGGGACAGCCAGCCCGACGGCGTGGACCGAACCGCCGACCGTCGAGTGGACCTGGTCGGGGGCCACCATTGGCGACGGCGAGGGAGAGACGAGACAGACAGTCAGCCTCGAACAGCAGTAG